The Hymenobacter baengnokdamensis genome includes a region encoding these proteins:
- a CDS encoding hypervirulence associated TUDOR domain-containing protein translates to MRKGTQVSWKYGTGTATGKIESVHKEPITRKLKGSDIHRAGSADNPALLIVQQNGDRVLKLRSEVTTAG, encoded by the coding sequence ATGCGCAAAGGCACCCAAGTTAGCTGGAAATACGGCACCGGCACCGCAACCGGCAAAATTGAATCTGTTCACAAAGAGCCCATTACGCGTAAGCTAAAGGGCAGCGACATCCACCGCGCCGGCTCGGCCGATAATCCGGCCCTGCTTATCGTGCAGCAAAATGGCGACCGGGTCCTTAAGCTCCGGAGCGAGGTAACGACGGCCGGCTGA
- a CDS encoding RICIN domain-containing protein, with protein MVRVLFLCLLALSAVAQTPLSPDNRALYGIINRSSGRCLDVARAATTSGAAAVQWEFTHAPSQQWHLVSIREGGEYYRLEAKHSGQCLTLEVNATAPSGANTPLVQRPFTGGLGQQWRLVPTGPPGSFQLENRLDGRVATLATNDKFNNTAIVAARGLGRVSQQWRLFQLQLKLAAGPPYFAAPEPLTALSSPAGNELQPVPAPDGKTLYFTRTRFAGNVEGVAESGDIWLSQSADQGRTWAAPTHLDSPPGLNTAQNNAVQAVVGAAGSPVLLLRGAYDGAGFHDEGTSRVAVAGTARPVPLRIAGYSSSSPATGFYMTPDEKILLLSLEREDSQGANDLYLSRPDGAGGYTTPQSLGAVVNSPGYEFAPWLSADGKALYFSSYGHQGYGSADIFVSQRLDESWTKWSQPENLGPRFNGPGYDAFFALGPDGTAYYASTGARDTSPKKLFRTPPGPPPVIDSTAIIAAAADPMSQPRAMLTGRVLDARTSQPLAGGAEVQALMIRGPIDFRSTAHADQVGFQMSLAPGRYRLTTTAGLLTRVDTLTVRAGESRRYEPRLTPATVGSRLDLPDLLFVQSQAKMLGSSYATLNRLAESLKDNPQLEIRLEGHTSNEPPADKNQVLSEQRVAEVKRYLVSKGVAASRITTVGYGGSRPKFSNDREETRKLNRRVELVITK; from the coding sequence ATGGTTAGAGTACTTTTCCTGTGTCTGCTGGCACTTTCAGCCGTTGCCCAAACCCCCCTCTCGCCCGACAACCGGGCGCTGTACGGCATCATCAACCGCAGTAGCGGGCGCTGCCTCGATGTGGCGCGGGCTGCCACCACGAGCGGGGCGGCGGCCGTGCAGTGGGAGTTTACCCACGCGCCCAGCCAGCAGTGGCACCTGGTTAGTATTCGGGAAGGCGGTGAATATTACCGCCTCGAAGCCAAGCACAGCGGCCAGTGCCTGACGCTGGAAGTAAACGCCACGGCGCCGAGCGGGGCCAATACGCCGCTGGTGCAGCGGCCCTTTACGGGGGGGCTGGGCCAGCAGTGGCGGCTGGTGCCCACCGGCCCCCCCGGCTCTTTTCAGCTCGAAAACCGGCTCGATGGGCGGGTAGCCACGCTGGCTACCAACGACAAATTCAATAATACGGCTATTGTGGCGGCGCGTGGGCTGGGGAGGGTTAGTCAGCAGTGGCGCTTGTTTCAGCTGCAGCTAAAGCTGGCTGCCGGCCCGCCCTACTTTGCCGCGCCTGAGCCGCTGACTGCCCTTAGCTCACCTGCCGGCAACGAGCTGCAGCCGGTGCCGGCTCCCGATGGCAAAACGCTATACTTCACGCGCACCCGCTTTGCCGGCAACGTGGAGGGCGTGGCCGAGAGCGGTGATATCTGGTTGAGCCAGAGCGCCGACCAGGGTCGCACCTGGGCAGCCCCCACCCACCTCGACAGCCCGCCCGGCCTGAATACGGCCCAGAACAATGCCGTGCAGGCCGTAGTAGGCGCGGCTGGTAGCCCGGTGCTGCTGCTGCGCGGGGCTTATGACGGCGCTGGCTTTCACGATGAGGGAACCTCGCGGGTGGCGGTGGCGGGTACTGCCCGGCCCGTGCCGCTACGCATTGCGGGGTATTCGTCGAGCAGCCCAGCCACTGGCTTTTATATGACGCCGGATGAGAAAATTCTGCTGCTGTCGCTGGAGCGGGAAGACTCGCAGGGGGCCAACGACCTGTACCTCAGCCGGCCCGATGGGGCCGGCGGCTATACCACGCCCCAGAGCCTGGGCGCAGTAGTAAACTCGCCGGGCTATGAGTTCGCGCCCTGGCTATCGGCCGATGGCAAGGCCCTCTACTTCAGCTCGTATGGCCACCAGGGCTATGGCTCGGCCGATATATTCGTGAGCCAGCGCCTCGATGAGAGCTGGACGAAGTGGAGCCAGCCCGAAAACCTGGGTCCTCGCTTCAACGGGCCGGGCTACGACGCCTTTTTTGCCCTGGGGCCCGATGGCACGGCGTACTATGCCAGCACCGGCGCCCGCGATACCTCACCCAAAAAGCTATTTCGTACTCCGCCGGGCCCGCCGCCGGTCATAGACTCCACGGCCATCATCGCCGCCGCGGCCGACCCCATGAGCCAGCCGCGCGCCATGCTTACGGGCCGGGTGCTGGATGCCCGCACCAGCCAGCCGCTGGCCGGCGGGGCCGAAGTGCAGGCCCTGATGATACGCGGGCCGATTGATTTCCGCAGCACGGCCCACGCCGACCAGGTAGGCTTCCAGATGTCGCTGGCCCCCGGTCGCTACCGCCTCACTACTACCGCCGGCCTGCTTACGCGTGTCGATACCCTTACGGTGCGGGCGGGCGAGTCGCGCCGCTACGAGCCGCGCCTGACGCCCGCCACCGTAGGCTCGCGCCTCGACCTGCCCGACCTGCTGTTTGTGCAAAGCCAGGCCAAGATGCTGGGCTCGTCGTACGCGACGCTCAACCGGCTGGCCGAGTCGCTGAAGGATAATCCGCAGCTGGAGATTCGCCTGGAAGGCCATACCTCAAATGAACCGCCCGCCGATAAAAATCAGGTGCTCAGCGAGCAGCGCGTAGCCGAGGTGAAACGCTACCTGGTCAGCAAGGGCGTGGCCGCCAGCCGTATCACTACCGTTGGCTACGGTGGCTCGCGGCCCAAGTTCTCCAACGACCGCGAGGAAACCCGCAAGCTCAATCGCCGGGTGGAGCTGGTTATAACCAAGTAA
- a CDS encoding M4 family metallopeptidase translates to MFHKYHAAAWLVLGVAAFPHVANAQDNLVQAKEIGTDGQPTLVQFSPAGRARFRSADAAQVLRQHLPLQASDDLKPARVETDQLGFSHQKFEQYYKGVKVEHATYTAHSRGGQIESLSGDFEAVPELSVQPTLSAEAALSRALAAIGAPKYMWQDAAEEAGLKVRDSNPAATYKPQGELVLVRDNRTSTDNTGPLVLAWKFNVYAQQPVSRAYYYVNANTGDVVLRDAIIKHATGGTATFATAYSGTRSLADETTTGGYHLREYTRGQGIETYNMKKGTSYTAAVDFVDADNNWTAAEYNNSNYDNVAGDAHFGAQSTYDYWKGVHGRNSYDNAGAKIRSYVHYSTSYENAYWDGTEMTYGDGATTFKPLTALDVCGHEIGHAVCQSTANLTYSNESGAMNEGLSDCWGASVEQYTCANLGLTKSTWDIGEDIMKAGGALRSMSNPNLYSQPALYKGKYWYTGTSDNGGVHTNSGVLNYWYYLISVGKTGTNEAGSSYSVAALGITAAAKILFRTESVYMTASSTYANARSYSIQAATDLYGAGSTQVQAVTNAWYAVGVGAAYGGTTPPPTGTTYCTSKGSTQSYEYVDLVKLGTINRTSGADGGYYDGSASSTSVAAGSSQTINFSAGFTGSAYTEYWKIYIDYNQNGVFTDTGELVVSGSSSSSGTLASTFTVPTTAKNGTTRMRVVMSDNSATTSCGSYTYGETEDYSLTITGGAAIAATPASLAGPTAISGDAVLSAYPNPATSLLTLSLSSNAELTKVEVLDVRGAIVPAAHYQGNGQLDVSGLAAGLYLLRASDGQHSFVQRFTKQ, encoded by the coding sequence ATGTTCCACAAGTACCATGCAGCAGCCTGGCTCGTCCTGGGTGTTGCGGCCTTCCCCCATGTAGCCAATGCTCAGGATAACCTGGTGCAGGCCAAAGAAATAGGCACCGACGGCCAGCCGACCCTCGTGCAGTTCTCCCCGGCGGGCCGGGCCCGCTTCCGCTCGGCCGATGCGGCCCAGGTGCTGCGCCAGCACCTGCCGCTGCAAGCCAGCGACGACCTCAAGCCGGCCCGCGTCGAAACCGACCAGCTTGGCTTCAGCCACCAGAAGTTTGAGCAGTACTACAAAGGCGTGAAGGTGGAGCACGCTACGTACACCGCCCACTCGCGCGGCGGCCAGATTGAAAGCCTCAGCGGCGACTTTGAGGCCGTGCCCGAGCTGAGCGTGCAGCCCACCCTGAGCGCCGAGGCAGCCCTGAGCCGGGCGCTGGCCGCCATCGGGGCCCCGAAGTATATGTGGCAGGATGCCGCCGAAGAAGCCGGCCTGAAGGTACGCGACAGCAACCCGGCCGCCACCTACAAGCCCCAGGGTGAGCTGGTGCTGGTGCGCGACAACCGCACCAGCACCGACAACACCGGCCCGCTGGTGCTGGCCTGGAAATTTAACGTGTACGCCCAGCAGCCGGTGAGCCGCGCCTACTACTACGTAAATGCCAATACGGGCGACGTGGTGCTGCGCGATGCCATCATTAAGCACGCTACCGGCGGCACGGCCACGTTTGCCACCGCCTACAGCGGCACCCGCTCGCTGGCCGATGAAACTACCACCGGCGGCTACCACCTGCGCGAGTACACCCGCGGCCAGGGCATCGAAACGTACAACATGAAGAAAGGCACCAGCTACACGGCTGCCGTCGACTTTGTGGATGCCGACAATAACTGGACGGCCGCTGAGTATAACAACTCGAACTACGACAACGTAGCCGGCGACGCGCATTTTGGCGCCCAAAGTACCTACGACTACTGGAAGGGCGTACACGGCCGCAACAGCTACGACAATGCGGGCGCCAAAATCAGGAGCTACGTGCACTACAGCACCAGCTACGAGAACGCCTACTGGGACGGCACCGAAATGACCTACGGCGACGGGGCGACGACCTTTAAGCCCCTGACGGCGCTGGACGTGTGCGGCCACGAGATTGGCCACGCCGTGTGCCAGAGCACCGCCAACCTGACTTACTCCAACGAGTCGGGCGCTATGAACGAGGGCCTCTCCGACTGCTGGGGCGCCAGCGTAGAGCAGTATACCTGCGCCAACCTGGGCCTCACCAAATCGACCTGGGATATTGGCGAGGACATTATGAAGGCCGGCGGCGCGCTGCGCTCGATGAGCAATCCTAACCTGTATAGCCAGCCGGCTTTGTACAAAGGCAAATACTGGTACACCGGCACCAGCGACAATGGTGGGGTGCACACCAACTCGGGCGTGCTCAACTACTGGTACTACCTCATCAGCGTGGGCAAAACCGGCACTAATGAAGCAGGCAGCAGCTACTCGGTGGCCGCGCTGGGCATTACTGCCGCGGCGAAGATTCTCTTCCGTACCGAAAGCGTGTACATGACGGCCTCTTCAACCTACGCCAACGCCCGCAGCTACTCTATACAGGCCGCTACCGACCTGTATGGCGCGGGCTCGACGCAGGTGCAGGCCGTAACCAACGCCTGGTACGCCGTGGGCGTGGGCGCGGCTTACGGTGGCACTACGCCTCCCCCCACCGGCACTACGTACTGCACCAGCAAAGGCAGCACCCAGAGCTACGAGTACGTTGACCTCGTGAAGCTGGGCACCATTAACCGCACCAGCGGGGCCGATGGTGGCTACTACGACGGCTCGGCCAGCAGCACGAGCGTGGCAGCCGGCTCAAGCCAGACCATTAATTTCTCGGCGGGCTTCACGGGCTCGGCTTATACCGAGTACTGGAAGATTTACATCGACTACAACCAGAACGGCGTCTTCACCGATACCGGTGAGCTGGTGGTAAGCGGCAGCAGCAGCAGCAGCGGCACCCTGGCCAGCACGTTTACGGTGCCCACTACGGCCAAGAATGGTACTACCCGGATGCGCGTAGTGATGAGCGACAACTCGGCTACCACCAGCTGCGGCAGCTACACCTATGGCGAAACGGAGGACTATAGCCTCACCATTACCGGTGGCGCGGCTATCGCGGCCACGCCGGCTTCGCTCGCGGGCCCCACGGCCATCAGCGGCGATGCCGTGCTCAGCGCTTACCCGAACCCGGCTACTTCCCTGCTCACGCTCTCGCTCAGCTCAAACGCCGAGCTGACGAAAGTAGAAGTGCTGGACGTGCGTGGGGCTATCGTGCCCGCGGCTCATTACCAGGGCAACGGCCAGCTCGACGTTTCGGGCCTGGCGGCTGGCCTCTACCTGCTGCGGGCCAGCGATGGCCAGCACAGCTTCGTGCAGCGCTTCACCAAGCAATAA
- a CDS encoding AI-2E family transporter, which translates to MTPLPPAPKQPTELALPLYVKAPLILLGLALLVLTLHLAADLIFPLLFAAIFAIMLHPVEQWLLRHRVPQLLAIGLTVVLGVAVTLGLFYFIYIEAVQFSSQLPLFKTKLLALTTQLTQWLNARFGLTNQKLMSYVNEASSRAAGLLGGTLAAISGLLVMATLIPVYIFLLFLYQRRLVDFLTQVFSGRRRDTGVAEVLRESKAAIQSYMVGLLIEGGIVAVLNVVGLLALGIPYALLLGVLGALLNFIPYIGGLIAIALPVLMAFVSKQGYGYPLGVVAVYAAIQFIDNHFLIPRIVASKIKVNALVAIVGVLVGNAIGGVAGMFLALPIIAILKIVFDRIESLRPWGLLLGDEEPTARGRRQRVQDPKNV; encoded by the coding sequence ATGACACCCCTCCCACCCGCCCCCAAGCAGCCTACCGAGCTGGCGCTGCCCCTCTACGTAAAAGCCCCGCTTATCCTGCTCGGGCTGGCGCTGCTTGTGCTAACGCTGCACCTGGCCGCCGACCTTATTTTCCCGCTGCTGTTTGCCGCCATCTTTGCCATCATGCTGCATCCGGTAGAGCAGTGGCTGCTGCGGCACCGGGTGCCCCAGTTGCTGGCTATCGGCCTCACGGTGGTGCTGGGTGTGGCCGTCACGCTGGGCCTGTTTTATTTTATCTATATAGAGGCAGTTCAGTTCTCCAGCCAGCTTCCGCTTTTCAAAACCAAGCTGCTGGCGCTTACTACCCAGCTTACGCAGTGGCTCAATGCCCGCTTTGGCCTCACCAACCAGAAGCTGATGAGCTACGTGAACGAGGCCAGCAGTCGGGCGGCGGGCCTGCTGGGCGGCACGCTGGCCGCCATATCGGGCTTACTGGTAATGGCTACACTTATTCCGGTTTATATATTTCTGCTGTTCCTCTATCAGCGGCGGCTGGTCGATTTTCTGACCCAGGTATTTTCGGGCCGGCGGCGCGATACCGGCGTGGCCGAAGTGCTGCGCGAAAGCAAGGCTGCCATTCAGAGCTACATGGTGGGGCTGCTCATTGAGGGCGGCATTGTGGCGGTGCTCAACGTGGTGGGGCTGCTGGCGCTGGGCATTCCGTATGCGCTGCTGCTGGGCGTGCTGGGCGCGCTACTCAACTTTATTCCGTACATCGGGGGCCTTATTGCCATTGCCTTGCCGGTACTCATGGCCTTTGTGAGCAAGCAGGGCTACGGCTATCCGCTGGGCGTGGTGGCGGTGTACGCGGCTATTCAATTCATCGACAACCACTTCCTCATTCCGCGCATCGTGGCCTCCAAAATTAAAGTAAATGCGCTGGTGGCTATCGTGGGCGTGCTGGTGGGCAATGCCATTGGCGGGGTAGCCGGCATGTTTCTGGCCCTGCCCATCATCGCCATTCTTAAAATAGTGTTTGACCGTATCGAAAGCCTGCGCCCCTGGGGCCTGTTGCTCGGCGACGAGGAACCCACCGCCAGAGGCCGCCGACAACGCGTTCAGGACCCAAAAAATGTATAA
- a CDS encoding YMGG-like glycine zipper-containing protein: MAALLGSTLTAQAQRRFSPEAKGTVIGAGSGAILGAVIDKHNRGVGGIIGGVVGAGAGYAVGKHIDNRQKKRAAAASEAEREAAYREEAARRSAVASRTTTRETGVRSYGPAAGVAGATALAAGAAGTSLTASAANYLPNPAPADPANPYAGSPYRQRSW; encoded by the coding sequence GTGGCTGCCCTTCTCGGCAGCACACTCACCGCCCAGGCCCAGCGTCGCTTCAGCCCAGAGGCTAAGGGTACTGTTATCGGGGCCGGCAGCGGCGCTATCCTGGGCGCCGTTATCGACAAGCATAACCGAGGCGTGGGGGGCATCATTGGGGGCGTGGTAGGGGCTGGTGCCGGCTACGCCGTGGGAAAGCACATCGACAATCGCCAGAAAAAGCGCGCAGCTGCGGCTTCCGAAGCTGAGCGGGAAGCTGCTTACCGCGAGGAGGCTGCCCGCCGCTCGGCCGTTGCCAGCCGCACTACCACCCGCGAAACCGGGGTGCGGAGCTATGGCCCGGCTGCCGGCGTGGCCGGTGCCACGGCCCTGGCGGCAGGGGCCGCCGGCACGTCGCTAACGGCCTCGGCAGCTAACTACCTGCCCAACCCTGCTCCGGCGGACCCCGCCAATCCTTATGCCGGCTCACCCTATCGCCAGCGCAGCTGGTAA
- a CDS encoding YybH family protein — protein MRISLARFVLIGALPLLAACSKSAGTTATAATAADLDREFIMAWNNKDLEKTLGFLADDVQFLQGNAHFSGKAEVSDKWVRATQSSISNLKTSVVSSESSDKLAYEAGTFSVDVLPVAAGQPAGYGEGNFLLLWKPAADGTWKLSYAQLEDLPVQRRN, from the coding sequence ATGCGTATTTCCCTGGCCCGTTTTGTGTTAATAGGGGCACTGCCGCTGCTGGCTGCTTGCAGCAAGTCGGCCGGCACAACGGCTACTGCCGCCACTGCTGCCGACCTCGACCGCGAGTTCATTATGGCCTGGAACAATAAAGACCTCGAGAAAACGCTTGGCTTTCTGGCCGATGATGTGCAGTTTTTGCAGGGCAATGCTCATTTCAGCGGCAAAGCGGAAGTAAGTGATAAGTGGGTGCGGGCAACCCAGTCGAGCATCAGCAACCTGAAAACCAGCGTGGTAAGCTCTGAGTCGAGCGATAAGCTGGCGTATGAGGCGGGCACGTTTTCGGTCGATGTGCTGCCGGTGGCGGCGGGCCAGCCGGCCGGCTACGGCGAAGGCAATTTTCTGCTGCTCTGGAAGCCCGCTGCCGATGGCACCTGGAAGCTAAGCTATGCGCAGCTCGAAGACCTGCCGGTGCAGCGCCGCAACTAG
- a CDS encoding T9SS type A sorting domain-containing protein, with protein MLTPVLLQAQTIVLQGSLQGFGTIPVNRTSASQTFQVSGQNLADNVTVTAPAGYEMRVGSNSFSAAAITLAPSAGTVSATSIDVRLAPVPSGTHPDGTGDYSGSITATASGAATQSAAVTGNAPAGPYVFVDPATLPFGQVSGSGSGQTKTFVVGGGNLGTTAITLASALTGGTTSGAIQLRNVAVSGTFATSLTIAPVNGQVPETTIEVRIVGPIASQSNFTGTITASSGSAVAAPNNVVQVTGNNPFTGSNTSSTFTVSNPSGGQPLLPFSTVPGKASASQQLLVSGSFLVNPITVVAPNNFQIALDPAFPGLGDGSAGTTTGNTISISPAANGTINNQTLYVRYVPQVAGTESGTGITFDSSPATSIATIVQANSIGSVQSRTIYVKPSPLVIGPGVRSTAQLIHIHAELVSSPMRISVSSESAGALGNPRGYAQFRVSLDGTTYTDPTAAGTSYLVLTPDASTNLIDQDIYVVYAPTRVGAAQAVLQYLTPDVTASPANTLTPVVSSFSTTDANKLLGTTIAVAPTRDTPFTATRNTGDSSASITFNPDNQYSDYGQFHIVLVSTSSSLTTPDVQPVNATDYNSSNGSFQGTGQSTLQDSKGNVYYVVFTGGGPATITNLNSNTNYYAYVFDYNSTNPNSTTFINNAENYKSPAQSTVFGALLPGSQPLPVGLSTFLAQLQGAAVRVSWTTASELNNAGFVVERSTSGQDFTSVGNVAGAGTSASTHSYSLLDTRLPAGATKLYYRLRQTDLNGISTYSPIRTVSLAGEASPLQLVAYPNPAREALHVQVLGATTSAPLELFDALGRLVRSQAAPAPGTEATLPLDNLPAGLYMLRCGQLSQRLTLN; from the coding sequence TTGCTGACTCCGGTTCTGCTGCAAGCCCAGACTATTGTCTTGCAGGGCTCGCTGCAAGGGTTTGGCACCATACCCGTTAACCGCACCTCGGCTAGCCAAACGTTTCAGGTGAGCGGCCAAAACCTGGCCGACAACGTGACCGTAACGGCACCGGCCGGCTACGAGATGCGGGTTGGCAGCAACAGCTTCTCGGCGGCTGCCATCACGCTGGCACCATCTGCGGGCACGGTTAGCGCTACCAGCATTGACGTGCGCCTGGCCCCGGTGCCCTCCGGCACCCACCCCGACGGCACCGGCGACTACAGCGGCAGCATTACGGCCACGGCTAGTGGCGCGGCAACGCAGTCGGCAGCCGTAACGGGCAATGCGCCGGCCGGGCCTTATGTGTTCGTGGACCCGGCTACGCTGCCGTTTGGGCAGGTATCGGGCAGCGGCTCGGGCCAGACCAAAACCTTCGTGGTGGGCGGCGGCAACCTGGGCACTACAGCCATCACGCTTGCGTCTGCCCTCACGGGAGGCACAACGTCGGGAGCCATTCAGCTGCGTAACGTGGCCGTTTCGGGCACTTTTGCCACCTCGCTCACCATTGCCCCTGTCAACGGGCAGGTTCCGGAAACGACGATTGAAGTTCGCATCGTGGGGCCGATTGCCAGCCAGAGCAACTTTACGGGCACTATCACGGCTAGCAGCGGCAGTGCCGTAGCCGCACCCAACAATGTGGTGCAGGTAACGGGAAACAATCCTTTTACGGGCAGCAACACTTCTTCAACGTTTACCGTCAGCAACCCCAGCGGCGGCCAGCCGCTGCTGCCATTCAGTACGGTGCCCGGCAAAGCTTCCGCCAGCCAGCAGCTGCTGGTAAGCGGCAGCTTTCTGGTAAATCCTATCACGGTGGTGGCACCTAACAACTTTCAGATAGCGCTGGACCCAGCCTTCCCCGGCCTCGGCGATGGCAGCGCCGGTACCACCACGGGCAACACCATCAGCATCAGTCCGGCCGCGAATGGCACCATCAATAACCAGACGCTGTATGTGCGCTACGTGCCCCAGGTGGCCGGCACGGAAAGCGGCACCGGCATCACCTTCGATAGCTCGCCCGCCACTTCCATCGCGACCATTGTGCAGGCCAACAGCATCGGCAGCGTGCAATCGCGGACCATCTATGTGAAGCCGAGCCCGCTGGTTATCGGGCCCGGCGTGCGGAGCACGGCTCAGCTCATTCACATTCATGCGGAGCTGGTAAGCAGCCCCATGCGCATTTCGGTATCGAGCGAATCGGCCGGGGCACTGGGTAACCCAAGGGGCTATGCCCAGTTCCGGGTTTCGCTGGACGGCACTACCTACACCGACCCCACCGCGGCCGGCACCAGCTACCTGGTGCTCACGCCCGATGCCAGCACCAACCTTATCGACCAGGATATCTACGTGGTGTATGCCCCCACCCGCGTAGGGGCGGCGCAGGCAGTATTGCAATACCTGACGCCCGACGTAACGGCCTCGCCGGCCAATACGCTCACGCCCGTTGTGAGCAGCTTTTCGACTACCGACGCCAATAAGCTGCTTGGTACGACGATTGCCGTAGCGCCCACCCGCGACACGCCGTTTACAGCCACCCGCAACACCGGAGACTCATCGGCTTCCATCACGTTTAACCCCGATAATCAATACAGCGATTACGGTCAGTTTCACATTGTGCTGGTAAGCACCAGCTCCAGCCTCACCACTCCGGACGTGCAGCCGGTAAACGCAACGGATTACAACTCCAGCAACGGCAGCTTCCAGGGCACGGGCCAAAGCACGCTGCAAGACAGCAAGGGCAACGTTTACTACGTGGTGTTTACCGGTGGCGGCCCCGCCACCATTACCAACCTCAACTCGAATACCAACTATTATGCGTACGTATTCGACTACAACAGCACCAACCCGAACTCAACGACGTTTATCAACAACGCCGAGAACTACAAGAGCCCGGCTCAGTCAACCGTCTTCGGGGCATTGCTGCCGGGCTCGCAGCCGCTGCCCGTGGGCCTGAGCACCTTCCTGGCTCAGCTACAGGGTGCCGCCGTGCGGGTGAGCTGGACCACCGCTTCGGAGCTCAATAATGCCGGCTTTGTGGTGGAGCGTAGCACAAGCGGCCAGGACTTTACCAGCGTGGGTAACGTAGCCGGCGCGGGCACCAGCGCCAGCACCCACAGCTACTCGCTGCTCGATACCCGACTGCCGGCCGGCGCTACCAAGCTCTATTACCGCCTGCGCCAGACCGACCTGAACGGTATCAGCACGTATTCGCCCATCCGGACCGTATCGCTGGCCGGCGAGGCCAGCCCGTTGCAGCTGGTGGCTTATCCCAACCCGGCCCGTGAGGCCCTGCACGTGCAGGTACTTGGCGCTACCACCTCGGCACCGCTGGAGCTATTCGATGCGCTGGGCCGCCTGGTGCGCTCGCAAGCCGCCCCGGCCCCTGGCACCGAAGCCACGCTGCCACTCGATAACCTGCCCGCGGGCCTCTACATGCTGCGCTGCGGCCAGCTGAGCCAGCGCCTGACGCTGAACTAA
- a CDS encoding NHL repeat-containing protein, producing the protein MNSRFTPLSVLASSNRSAHGQAAATSKRLLSTIRTLLVAVLLLAAQAGYCQSPQWQWAVQAAGSGTSQLKGVATDQEGNTYAIGFFTDKTTFGTISLTSRGKSDLFVAKLSPAGSWQWAVAAGSSGSDQAAGIALDASGAIFVTGSFSNQVALGATTLTSQGATDVFVAQIGTDGQWQWATSAGGPGLDLARALATTGTGALVVAGQFAATAAFGPKALTSNGISDAFVASLTPAGGWQWATAAGSAGNDEARALAVSGKGDIYVTGYFSALVAFGATTLRGRGLNDAFVGKLSSTGQWQWATAATSTNTAYGKGLAADPAGGVFVTGSFSGDAFFGPVRLCGDNDDGFVGRLSASGRWDWVRSISSPLLESIVGIALDKQGKLYVAGTFSDQIRAGGFQLVSRGHTDAFVGYLSRAGNWLGLTAAGGADDDDAQAMALAAGGEVYIGGEFSSQATFGSSQLQAARSYTQLYVGQASVLPSVPQP; encoded by the coding sequence ATGAATTCACGCTTTACTCCTTTATCTGTTCTGGCAAGTAGCAACCGCTCCGCACATGGGCAAGCTGCTGCGACTAGCAAACGCCTCCTTTCGACTATCCGGACGCTTTTAGTGGCCGTGCTGTTGCTGGCAGCCCAGGCCGGCTATTGCCAGAGCCCTCAGTGGCAATGGGCCGTGCAGGCAGCCGGCAGCGGCACTTCGCAGCTTAAAGGCGTAGCTACCGACCAGGAGGGCAACACCTACGCAATAGGATTTTTCACAGACAAAACTACTTTCGGCACAATTTCACTCACCAGCCGGGGCAAGAGCGACCTGTTTGTAGCCAAGCTCTCGCCCGCTGGCAGCTGGCAGTGGGCCGTAGCTGCGGGCAGCAGCGGCAGCGACCAGGCAGCCGGCATTGCCCTCGATGCCTCAGGTGCCATTTTCGTTACGGGCAGCTTCAGCAACCAGGTTGCCCTGGGCGCCACTACCCTCACCAGCCAGGGTGCTACCGACGTGTTTGTAGCTCAAATCGGTACCGATGGCCAGTGGCAGTGGGCTACCTCGGCCGGCGGCCCCGGCCTCGACCTGGCCCGTGCCCTGGCCACTACCGGCACTGGCGCGCTGGTGGTGGCCGGGCAGTTTGCCGCCACCGCTGCATTTGGCCCCAAAGCCCTGACCAGCAACGGTATCAGTGATGCCTTTGTAGCCAGCCTTACGCCGGCTGGCGGCTGGCAGTGGGCCACGGCTGCCGGCAGCGCGGGCAATGATGAGGCGCGGGCACTGGCCGTATCAGGCAAAGGTGATATATACGTGACGGGCTATTTTAGCGCGCTGGTTGCCTTTGGGGCCACCACGCTGCGGGGCCGGGGTCTCAACGATGCCTTTGTAGGGAAGCTGAGCAGTACCGGCCAGTGGCAATGGGCCACGGCCGCTACCAGCACCAACACCGCCTATGGCAAGGGCCTGGCCGCAGACCCCGCCGGCGGCGTATTTGTAACGGGCTCGTTTAGCGGCGATGCCTTTTTTGGGCCCGTTCGCCTCTGCGGCGACAACGATGATGGCTTTGTGGGCCGGCTTAGCGCTAGCGGTCGCTGGGATTGGGTCAGGAGTATTTCAAGCCCGCTTCTGGAAAGTATTGTGGGCATCGCGCTCGATAAGCAGGGGAAGCTCTACGTGGCCGGCACTTTCAGCGACCAAATTCGGGCCGGCGGCTTCCAGCTCGTTAGTCGTGGGCACACCGATGCCTTCGTGGGCTACCTAAGCCGGGCCGGTAACTGGCTGGGCCTGACGGCGGCCGGCGGGGCCGACGACGACGATGCCCAGGCAATGGCGCTGGCGGCTGGCGGCGAGGTGTATATCGGCGGTGAATTCTCCTCTCAAGCCACATTTGGCAGCTCGCAGCTTCAGGCGGCCAGGTCCTATACCCAGCTCTACGTGGGTCAGGCCAGTGTGCTGCCGTCTGTCCCGCAGCCCTAG